The following are encoded together in the Kwoniella europaea PYCC6329 chromosome 1, complete sequence genome:
- a CDS encoding nucleoside diphosphate kinase, translating into MSTTEQTYIMVKPDGVQRGLVGEIIARFEKRGFKLAALKLASPSKEHLEKHYADLSDKPFFPKLIKYMLSGPVVCMVWEGLDAVKTGRVMLGATNPLASAPGTIRGDYALQVGMNVCHGSDSVENGQKEIALWFPEGVAQYKLDAQTWIYEA; encoded by the exons ATGTCTACCACCGAGCAAACCTACATCATGGTCAA ACCTGACGGTGTCCAAAGAGGACTCGTCGGTGAGATCATCGCCCGATTCGAGAAGAGAGGattcaag CTCGCTGCTCTCAAGCTCGCCTCTCCTTCCAAG GAACACCTCGAGAAGCACTACGCTGATCTCTCCGACAAACCTTTCTTCCCCAAACTTATCAAATACA TGCTCTCCGGTCCCGTAGTCTGCATGGTCTGGGAAGGTCTTGATGCCGTCAAGACCGGTCGAGTCATGTTGGGAGCCACCAACCCTCTCGCTTCTGCTCCTGGTACCATCCGAGGTGACTACGCCCTCCAAGTCGGTATGAACGTCTGTCACGGTTCAGACTCCGTTGAGAACGGTCAAAAGGAAATTGCCCTTTGGTTCCC AGAGGGTGTTGCTCAATACAAGCTTGACGCTCAAACTTGGATCTACGAAGCTTAA
- a CDS encoding phosphoribosylaminoimidazole carboxylase, producing the protein MAPQKTVGILGGGQLGRMLTHPAALLGIPLLILDSGLYTPAKQTLLPPEDHSGHLDGPFTSESHIRDLAKKCDILTVEIEHVNADVLEAVEKEGLCEVQPSPSTIRLIQDKYQQKKYLSEKGIPVAPFDELPLNPTEQDVKAIVGKLGLPVMLKAKTLAYDGRGNSPLQSTSSEDINKSLEFLGDRPLYAEGWAPFVKEVAVMVVRNKEGQVKSYDAVETIHRESILRVCLAPLRGERDLNHRARELAEKAVGHLEGAGIFGVEMFLMPDGSLFLNEIAPRPHNSGHHTIEACHTSQFENHLRAILSLPLGSTELRVPSAAMVNILGSSSSMEPIESMRDNALTVPGAAVHLYGKKESRKARKMGHITLTAQSDAELNEYLRTVLFAQPDAADEWIDKIAPPPPSQSHSHKKPLVGIIMGSDSDLPVMLPATKILDQFGIPYELTITSAHRTPERMVKYAKSAAHRGLRAIIAGAGGAAHLPGMVASETSLPVIGVPVKASVLDGVDSLYSIVQMPRGIPCATVGINNSTNAALLAIRILGTSIPNYQLATEEYSRKLENEVLDKCDKLEEIGWEGYVKDVLKK; encoded by the exons ATGGCACCTCAGAAAACAGTCGGTATCTTGG GTGGTGGTCAGCTCGGTCGGATGCTCACCCATCCAGCCGCCTTACTCGGTATTCCCCTCCTAATCCTCGACTCAGGTCTCTATACACCCGCCAAACAAACGCTCTTACCTCCAGAAGATCATTCAGGTCACTTGGATGGACCTTTCACATCTGAATCGCACATCCGGGATTTAGCTAAGAAATGCGACATATTAACTGTTGAGATCGAACATGTCAATGCGGATGTTTTAGAAGCAGTTGAAAAAGAGGGTTTATGTGAAGTACAGCCTTCACCATCGACCATTCGACTGATTCAAGATAAATATCAACAGAAGAAATACCTTTCGGAAAAAGGTATACCCGTAGCTCCATTTGATGAATTACCCCTCAACCCCACTgaacaagatgtcaaagcGATAGTAGGCAAGTTGGGTCTGCCTGTGATGCTCAAAGCGAAGACATTAGCTTATGATGGACGAGGAAATTCACCTTTGCAAAGTACTTCTTCggaagatatcaacaaatcattGGAGTTCTTAGGTGATAGACCGTTATATGCTGAGGGGTGGGCACCGTTCGTCAAAGAGGTTGCAGTGATGGTTGTGAGGAATAAAGAAGGTCAGGTGAAATCTTATGATGCGGTTGAAACAATTCATAGAGAAAGTATATTAAGAGTGTGCTTGGCACCTCTTAGAGGAGAGAGGGATTTGAATCATCGAGCGAGAGAATTGGCAGAGAAAGCTGTAGGACATCTAGAAGGTGCCGGTATATTTGGAGTGGAGATGTTCTTGATGCCAGATG GATCTCTCTTTCTTAACGAAATCGCCCCTCGTCCCCATAACTCAGGACATCACACTATCGAAGCCTGCCACACCTCTCAATTCGAGAACCACCTCCGTGCAATTCTATCTCTACCCCTCGGATCGACCGAGCTCAGAGTACCCTCAGCAGCCATGGTAAACATCCtcggttcatcatcctccatgGAACCTATCGAATCCATGCGGGATAACGCCCTGACCGTCCCCGGAGCAGCAGTCCACCTgtatgggaagaaagaatcCAGGAAAGCTCGTAAAATGGGTCATATCACACTTACCGCTCAGTCCGATGCAGAGCTCAACGAGTATCTCCGAACAGTCTTATTCGCTCAACCGGACGCAGCGGACGAATGGATTGATAAAATCGCTCCTCCTCCGCCATCTCAGTCTCACTCGCACAAGAAACCTCTTGTGGGGATTATAATGGGTTCAGATTCGGATTTACCAGTGATGTTACCAGCGACAAAGATTTTGGACCAATTTGGTATACCATACGAACTCACTATTACCTCTGCGCATAGGACACCAGAGAGGATGGTCAAATATGCTAAATCCGCTGCTCACCGTGGTCTACGAGCGATCATtgctggagcaggtgggGCGGCACATTTACCTGGGATGGTAGCTAGTGAAACTTCATTGCCTGTTATAGGGGTACCGGTTAAAGCTAGTGTGTTAGATGGTGTGGATAGTTTGTATAGTATTGTGCAAATGCCT AGAGGTATACCATGCGCTACAGTAGGAATCAACAATTCCACCAATGCTGCCCTCCTCGCTATAAGGATACTAGGAACGTCGATACCGAATTATCAGCTGGCCACTGAGGAATATTCTAggaaattggagaatgaagtGTTGGATAAATGTGACAAGTTGGAAGAAATAGGTTGGGAAGGTTATGTAAAGGATGTTTTGAAGAAATAA